Below is a window of Canis lupus familiaris isolate Mischka breed German Shepherd unplaced genomic scaffold, alternate assembly UU_Cfam_GSD_1.0 chrUn_S607H769, whole genome shotgun sequence DNA.
ATATTAAATGCTATAATTTAGAGACATTCAAAATCAGTCATGTTATTCCCCAAAAAATAGCTATTATTCACTTCAGGGAGATAAGACATACTCTAATTAGACAATATAAGTGAGAAGAATACTATGAGAAAAGAAGATCATGTATATACCAACTACATTTGTGATCAGAAATATTACCAGTTGCAAAGTAACAATGGACTTAATGGTATGtctcataaaattagaaatctaatgtaaagaaaaatatacaacattTATCTGCTGCAGGGGAAGATGAGAAGTGAGAACAGAGTATCTCAGATAAAGTAGATTCCTGGCTTTCTCTTCCAAGCTATGCAACTGATAACCCTTTATCATCTTCCCAGGACTGATGAAACAGAGGTTAGAACTACCTGTGCCCAAGTCAGCCACCATGAAATAAAGGTACTCAACTGAATTTAACTTCAGAATCAGTCTTAGTCCTGAAGGCAAAATTTAGTCCTGATGCCAAAATTCAGTCTTCTCTACTTGGCATGCCTTAGATTCTTTTCAAGCCCTCATTCCACAACAACTAGTAGAAGGCGAATGCCAGGCTGAGGTAACCCTTTAACTGAAATTCATCTTTTATGTATGTGGTCACATCAATCAGTATCTGTCCTGGGATCCTGTTCACTTTTGACACCAAAGTTAGAGAGCAGAAGAGTAGCAGGGAAAGATCTAGCCATATCTTCAAGAGGATAAGGGTGGAAGCAGATATGAAAGGCCAAAGTGAGGAAGGCTAACAATGCCTCTTCTTACCTTTGCCCCATTAGATTCCACCAAAACACGTGGAGATAGGAGTTGGGAACGCAACTTGGAAGAATAGTAGTATGTAGCTGTGTGAGGGTCCCCAGCCCAGCTTCTCCTggctttcaaagtttttttttcttaatgagcccaaatttcttttttcccattttactagtagtttctttttgtttttttgttaaaaaatgcgcccatatttcttttttttctattttactagtAGTTTCTTAATGaacccaaatttcttttttttctattttactagtagtttctttttatttttttataaatttattttttattggtgttcaatttgccaacatatagaataacacccagtgctcatcccatcaagtgtccccctcagtgcccatcacccagtcacccccaccccccccccacctccccttccactccccctcccccagttcgtttcccagagttaggagtctctcatgttctgtctccctccctgatatttcccactcattttttctcttttcccctttattccctttcactattttttatattccccaaatgaatgagaccatacaatgtttgtccttctcattgacttatttcactcctcataataccctccagttccatccacgtcgaagcaaatggtgggtatttgttgtttctaatggctgagcaatattccattgtatacatagaccacatcttctttatccattcatctttggatggacaccaaGTGAGCCCAAATTTCTTGTAAAAGTGTTTCATGCCTATGGACTCAGGGAATTTGAGATGGAACCAACACTTAGTATCACTAAGCACTCTGTGCATTATCCCACCTCATGATGACTAATGAAAAGTAACACCTACAAATTATCCATGTGACTTTCTCCTTTTGAAAGCTTCTCAGAATGTTTTCATACAGGGATGCAATAATCTATAATAACCTCCCTACAGCTCCTCTGGGAAGGTCCCAACAGGTGAGGGTTTGGGTCTTACtccttttttcagttttgatagaAATTAATCCTGTTTTTATGAACATCAGCCCATGGGGTTTAATCCTTATTTATCAAAAACTTCAAGAAAAACTCAAGAATGTTACCAGATGTGCAAATGACACAAATCAGGACCAAtggtaaatattttggaaaatggacAATAATTTAGTTTGACAgatatttattgtgtgcctacCAAATGCAGGGCATTTTTCTAGGTAGCATAGGGATTGAAACAATGGTTTAGAAACAAGGGATTTAAGTGGAGTGACTGAggatgaaaacacacacacacatataactaaaatgtaaggaaaagcTGAAGTGctttaagagagagaacactggTTCAATGTTAAAGTAGCAATGAGCAAATCCAGTTATGAGGTAGATCAAGAAACATCAAGTTATGGGGAAGGAGTGGTGGTCTGGGAAGTAGATTGGGAGTCATAAATGATCCTGTATTCTTTCCTGGGTGGCCCTTGTTGAGATTCCGGTAGCTGAAAGCAGGTTTCACAGTCTGGAGAGTGAGCCAAGGGCTTTGTATCTGGGGCAAGGAAAGGTGAAGTCCAAACCCTTGATGAGTAGTAAGGGGAGCCTGAAAAATCAAGTCTGTTCTGCCCCTGAGCTGGAAGGGGATGGGGGGGATAGGCTTAGGACTCCTCAGGATTTTGCCATCCTTTAatattcctcttcttttcttcaatGCCCATCAAATCTCCTCCTCTCAACCCAGGGAACCTTATTTCACATTATACCAGGCATTTTTATTATATCCTGGGGACAACAtgctaaaggaaaagaataattcaaTGACACTTGTGAAAGCACGGTAAAAGAACTTGATTCAAGGGCAGTGTTGTTGATAGGTCTAAGAACCACTGCAATGGGATTTTGCAGGAGTGGGGGAGCAGAGAAGTTGAGCTCCCACTCCAAATACAGCATGGGAATTTATAGCGAAGGAGCAGGGTAGGGGTCAGTGGCTGGAAAAATGCTGAGAGAAAACATCAGGGATAAGGGCTAAATTGGTTGATTGGCTAAATCAATCTAACAGGATTCTTGCTATGACATTGCCTGGGCGATGGTGGCAGTTGAGGGTTCCTGATTAGACAGGGAGAGGGATCATACATAGAGGGCAAGGAGTTGTTCCTAAACTGACTTatcaggattcttgctgaagtcGGTTGATGCAAAAACGAAAGAATCTTTGTCAGCAGTCGGAGTGGTTCCATAACCTCCACCTAAAGAGACCAGGAACCAGACAGCAAGCACAAATAAGTGTCCTGAGGAGGTAAgtctatttctgtgttttgttctgctttcccATTCTGATAGCAGGCATGAGTGCAAGAATCAGCAAAACTGGAGACCCCACTGACCAGTCCAAGGATAGCACCTTCTCCACTACAGTCAGTTGTATGCACAAGCAAGGGTGCAGCATGGCCTGACTTTCTAACAATTTTCAGAAAACATTATAAAGTAATTATGAATTTTTAGGTAATGGCAACTCATTTATGGTTTTGTAAAATGTTCTGTGGGCTGATATTCTGAGGGTCAAGAATTCAGttggtgtttgtttttactttagtACAGTGTATATCCTGAGTTCTTTCCAATACCTGTGATCCCCTCATACTCACACACCTGCCACAGAAGccttggcttttaaaaatcaaacaccaAGAAATGAcctctgcattttgttttatacacacacacacatatcattcCTCTCCAGAGGCAATTAGTGCTACACATCAAGCTGCAAAAAATAGTTTGGGCcaggtaacaacaacaacaaaataccagGGAGCAAAGAAtgggtttctttttcaaaaatattaaccTGTCCAAATTACAATGAATTAAAATGCGAAGAGACAGAACACATAGAGATCAGGTGAGAAGGCTTCTATAATAAATCaggcaaaaaagaacaaagacttgAACGTGGTTGGTAGCTCTGAGGAAACTAATTTGGCTGGAGCCTAGGAAGGAAGGAACTTGGCCGAAGACCACACATCATTGAGGGAAGCTCTACAAAGCTTGGCAACCAATTGGATCTAGGCTAAGGAGAGCAGATGGTAGATCTAAGGCCAAAAATGATGTTTTAGGCCCAAATCTAAGGCTTTGAAACTTATTGAGTCAAATCTAAGGCTTTGAAACTTACTGAGTCACTTACTCCCTTATTTTttctacctccttttttttttaacatttaaaattttgaagtacAATGGACTTAAGGCGGGACAAATACTTTTTGTCGCTCCTTAGCTATAAGATCCAAAATTAGAACATACCAGACCCCAGAACTCTGTGTGTGCCCTTCCCAACCTGAAAGCCTTCCTCCCTCAAGAGGGGATTGCTCTTCTAAGTCTTACGGTGAtgacttttcttgcttttttttgtaagaattttcTAAGAGTTACACAACTGTAACATACATTTCTATACAATTTTTGAACTTCACATGAATAGAAACACTGGTTGCccctttttttctgcttctttttctaaatataatcttGTAAAACTCACCCATGTAATTAATCACGgtctttggccatttttattgCTGTATGACTGCTTAATCATAAGAATATGTCAGTATCCATTTcactgttgatgggcatttgaattgcttccagtttggggctttGCAGACACTATTTCTAGAAAGAGTCCTACACAGGTCTTATTGCACACATGTATGAATTTAGCTAAGATATACATGTAAGAGTGGAACTGCTGTCCCGTGGAGTACAGTATCTTCAATTTTAGGAGATGATGTCAATATAAATAATTTCCAAGGTATTCGTATAATTTGCACTTCTTCCAACAATGTATGAGGGTGGCTCTGCTCCTCATTCTCATCAACATTTGGGTCTTTTTAATTAATGTCATTTTATAAGTGTAGAATAAACTCTTATTGTGGtttaatttccctttcctttaCTCTAGATGAAATTGGccagtttttcctatttttattaaacatttttgataTCTTTCACGAAGTGTGCcttctgtgcatttttcttttttggatttctcttttcttcttgatagtGGATTTGTAAAATATCTAGTATGAGACCTTTGTCAGTTACATCTATGCGAAAATACCCCTTCCTATTTGTCTTTTTACGCTTTTAATGGTGTCTCGATGAACAGAGTCTATTTTCATAGTCCCGTTTATCGCTTAATGTATGTATCATTAGTACTCTCTGTAGCTCAAGAAATCCTTCTTTACCCTAGTGTCTTCTTGGGTTGGGTCCTCTGGAGAACAGCCTCTGAGAAGGAGACTTGCATGCGGGCGGCTCAGGAGAACACTCTCAGGACTCAGGCCTGTAGAAGGGAGAATAGCAGTTCCTACAGTGGGAAGAGTGCACTGTGATCCGGTCGCTCCTTGGTCCCACAGGGTGCTCTGGAGGGGGCCACGGGGTTGTGCTGGGTTGGGGTGCGAGAGCCAGCCTGTTCTACCCTGGATCGCGCGTGCAGGGAATCAGACGGGAGTAAGCAGCGGCCCACACTGCTGGCAGCTAAGCCAAGGAGGGCGTCTGCCCTGCGGCACCCGCCACCGCCACTACGGCTACCGGAGGTCTCCTGAGCCTGCGGGCTTCGTATGCGAAGTCCACCCCTGGGAGAAGCGCTCCCAGAGTGGTTTGGTCTCTCCCCTGGAAAGGTCTTTAACGAGGTAGGTTAAGAGGAACTAGCTCCTGCTCGGCAGGTgccgccgccgggcgcccccgctccccccgccccggcccccccgccccccgccgccagCCCCCGGCGCCGCCCCGGCTCCAGCGCCCGAACCCGGGAGCCGGAGCgcggggaaggggaagggggacgGGAAGGGCCAGGACCGCGCGGCCGGCGGAGGGGCGGGCGCCGCTCCTGAGCCCGCCGCTCCGGTCTGGGGCCGCCCGgctgcctcctccttcctcccccctggctcccgcccccggcccctgcGGGGAGGGCACGCCCCGGCGGCTGAGCGCGAGGGGGAGGTGGCGGACCTCCAGGACGGCCCGCCGGAGCGTGACCAGGACGGGGACTCGTCCACACAGCCGGGAAAGCCCCTCTGACCGCTCGGACCAACTCCCCAGATCGCACGCGGAGGCTCGTCCTCAGACACATCTCAGGCTGCGCAGCCTGACCCGGAGGGTCCAAGTCTCGAGTCCAGACGACCCGGCTCCCCACTTCCTGGCATGAAAGCCGTGGAGTTTGGTGTTCTCAGTGCCAAAAAGGAGCCATCCGGCCGCGGGGCTCAGGCGGACCCGGCCCAGGCACTGCTCCAGAGCGCTCGGCCCCAGCTGCGCGCCCCACTCCAGCGCGACCACGCGGGCTGCCTAACAGTCCGGGAGGCCCCGCCGGGGGCCAGCGGGGCGTGCTGCGCTCAGCTCCCGGTGCCACCTGCCACCGCCGCCTGACGCCGGGGACGGAGGCCAGGGACCCGCCCCGCCCGTGCCCCAGGACGGCTGGCGCCGGGACGGGACAGGGCCCATGGAACCCCTGTGTCCAGATCCGTCTCCTGCCAGACCAGAGCAACTCTAAGCAGACGGGGGCCAAACGCAAGACCCAGAAGCCTGTGAGGAGCCTTACACCTTCGAGATCCCCCTCCTCCAAGCTCAGAGGAGGACCCTGCTGCCAACCGTGGTGGATTTTGAGAAGTTTTCCCGCCATCGTGTCATTGGGAAGGTGTCGGTGCCTCTGTGCGAGGTTGACCTGATGAAAGGCGGGCATTGGTGGAAGGCGCTGGTCCCCGGCTCTCAGAATGAAGTGGAGCTGGGGGAGCTGCTTCTGTCACTGAATTATCTCCCCAGTGCTGGGACGCTGAATGTGGATGTCATTCGAGCCAAGCAGCTTCTTCAAACCGATGTGACCCAAGGTTCAGACCCCTTTGTGACAATCCAGCTGGTACATGGACTCAAGCTTGTGAAAACAAAGAAGACATCCTTCTTAAGAGGCACACTCGATCCCTTTTACAATGAATCCTTCAGCTTCAAAGTTCCCCAAGAAGAACTTGAAAATGCCAGCTTAGTGTGTACAGTGTTGGCCACAACATGCCAAGCAGCAGTGACTTCATTGGAAGAATTGTCATCGGCCAGTACTCCTCGGGCCCCTCTGAATCCAACCACTGGCAGCGGGTGCTCAACACTCACCGCACGCAGTGGAGCAGTGGCACAGCCCGAGGTCCCCGGCTGAGTGTGACCGCGTGTCTCCCGCCTCGCTGGAGGTGACCTGAGGGCTGCAGGGAAAGCAGCTTTCATTtgttggaggggaaaaaaaaaaggaagaaaattaagacagaaaaaaaatgtgtcatgtGCCTATTATATCCACAAcggaaacacacatacacaaatcctCTCAGAACTGAGAGGAGGCTGACTGTTGAACACAAAATGGTTGCCCTCAATGAGCAAAGCCTGAGAACTTTCTGGAAACCCCATCTGTATGTCACGAGCGGAGTGGACTCTGCTGTGAGACTTACTGGCAGTGCTTGCTCCTGTTGATACCCCTACCCCCAAATGCACTTTCAACCCTCAGGCCTCCCCAAGGGTGCCAGCCTCCATTGAGATGAAATTCTCTAAGAGCTTGGCCGGTGGCGGGAGGCCCGACCCCCACACCCAGAATGCACAGCTGCTGACTGGGTGGCTTCTGAACAGCCTGCTGTTCCCTGGGGTTCTTCAAACCTGATACCTTTCTCCCAAAATGTAAGTACTTTGTCTTCTCTTTAGTAGACGTGATAGATTAGACTCTGAAGAAACCAAGTGGCACCCAAAAATATGCCGGTGTAAGAAACTTCCCTGGCTTCACTGAACTTGTCCTCATGTTATCCTACTCCTAAGGACCCCCTGTGGGTAGTATGTGAACGTTCTGTGTGTGCCCTCGCAGGTGAACAcgtgtgtgtccctgtgtgtcCTCCTGGTGAGCAAGGCGCTCTGCGGGACCTCAGCCCTCcgccctcccttctctctgcctctcccagtgaAATCTCACCCAGTGTCCTCCTGTCTGTCAAGACCCCACCTTCAGTAACATGTGCGGATATCAAGTAAACAGAATATGATAGAGCAAAAGTAACCTTATTTGACCGATTCGTGGTGATTGTGGCACCCAGAAGACCTGCAAAGGACAGCTACATGGATTAAAATGCCACCACACTCCCATCCAAGATGACTCCTTCCTTTGTCATACTCTGAgcatctctctgtgtttgtgtgtgaccCAAAGTCATTTTTCTCGTGCTAAGGAATTAGTGTAGTTAGAATAGGTCTTTCCCTGTTGGATGCTTCTGTATCGTTCCCACAGCCTATTGTCTGGCATAATGGGGAGCTATTTATtgaaattaaagattatttatttgtgcCATGcaaaaaaacgggggggggggaatggcTCCTGCCACGAAAGCTGTCTTCAAGTTACAACCTAATCTCCTTCCTGAACTACCCATTCTAGGTTTCTTGCATCCTTATCCAACATCTCTTCTGGTCTAGGTGGCTTATGAAATATTACAAGCTAGATGCTCATCtctgagttgtaagagttcctgGTCAACCAATCCTTCTCAGATTATGGTGCTGCTCTTAGCAGTTAACTATCAAAATTGGGAAGGGGTGTAGCATTGGATGCCCTAGGTACCCAACATTTTCCTCCTTGGCTCATCATGTAACAGCGGAGAAGCCCTATCTCCTCCTGTGAGAAGGTCACTTACCCCTGCCAGTATGGCAACATCTTTCCTCAAATACTGAACTCTTGAAATCAGCACCCTGGGTTCCCCTGGGAACTAGGACCTAGAATCCACAGAGCCTCAAATTCAGGGATGAGAAGCACACATTTTCTAAGTGAGTCAAAGGGAATAATGCTGAGCTGAACCACTCCTGCTGCATTTTCAGATTTGTGTATTCTACTTAATGGAGACACAGGACTATATAATGGATGTTGACCTAGGATATATGTTACCTCCTGGAAGGTGGCACTGCATCCTTATAGGactctcccctttctttctttcttttttaatttttatttatttatgatagtcacacagagagagagagagagacagagggagaagcaggctccatgcaccgggagcccgacgtgggattcgatcccgggtctccaggatcgtgccccgggccaaaggcaggcgccaaaccgctgcgccacccagggatcccaactctcCCCTTTCTTGGGTGCAGGAAGGGTGCTGTTGACCATTTTAGGAAACTGAATTCTTTATTTCACTGATACCATCCTTAATGCGTGGAGTCAAAATTTTGCATTTAAGATTCTACTGTCGTGTCATTTATTTGAGTCTCCAAATATAGTATTCTATTTGATCTTTCTGAGTTTTCCTTAAAGTGAATTTTCTTAAAGAATCTGTCAGAATCTACATACAAGTTCTCTTATGCtacatttaagaattaaaaaggggGCGGGCGCCGAAGCGGTCGTGGCTGCGGCCGGGGGAAGTGAATGGTTTTACCAGAGGGCCCTGCGCCGCCTTTCTCCCTGGCAGCGGTGCCGCTCCCTGCTCCTCTCCGGGCCACGGCGGTCACCTTCGCGGCTTCTGCTACATGCTGGCGCTGCTGCTCACCGCCGCGCTCATCTTCTTCGCCATCTGGCACATTATTGCATTTGATGAACTGAAGACTGATTACAAGAATCCTATAGACCAGTGTAATACCCTGAATCCTCTTGTACTTCCCGAGTACCTCATCTGTGCTTTCTTCTGTGTCATGTTTCTTTGTGCAGCAGAGTGGCTTACACTGGGTCTCAATATGCCCCTCTTGGCGTATCCTATTTGGAGGTATATGAGTAGACCAGTGATGAGTGGACCAGGACTCTATGACCCTACAACCATCATGAATGCAGACATTTTAGCGTATTGTCAGAAAGAAGGCTGGTGAAAATTAGCTTTTTATCTTCTAGCATTTTTTTACTACCTATACGGCATGATCTATGTTTTGGTGAGCTCTTAGAACAACACACAGAAGAATTGGTCCAGTAAGTGCATGCAAAAAGCCACCAAATGAAGGGATTCTATCCAGCAAGATCCTGTTTCCAAGAGTAGACTATGGAATCTGAtcagttactttaaaaatgactccttattttttaaatgtttccacaTTTTTTGCTTGT
It encodes the following:
- the LOC119879310 gene encoding protein cornichon homolog 1-like translates to MLALLLTAALIFFAIWHIIAFDELKTDYKNPIDQCNTLNPLVLPEYLICAFFCVMFLCAAEWLTLGLNMPLLAYPIWRYMSRPVMSGPGLYDPTTIMNADILAYCQKEGW